The segment GTTGCATTATTAATAACGTAAAAAAGCTGTAATCCCATCAGAAATCTGCCgaaccccattgtaagtcaataggGTCTGTCAGGATTCATTGGGATTCATTCCAAAACATATCCACCATAGCGCTCATGGCTCGGTTATAGACGGAAGCTAGGATGttggtgtgaacaaagcctaaggcaCAGTCCACCGGCTGAAGCAGTCCATGGTTAATAGAATATGTCTATTTGGGTTACCAGACTCCAATCCTATTGTTTCCCTTTGGGATAAATGGTGGCGGAGGTTTATGGCTGCCACTTATCATCGCCAAGTCCAATGTGCATCTTACAGGGACTTTaaaccttttattaaaaaagttgtATAGTTTTGAAATAGAAACAAAGTACTTGTCTAACATAAgccttatttttattttgcaccatTTTCCAAttctattatatataatatttctaGTACAGACTACAGGCGGAAGTGTATTTACAACTATACGTATAAGATGGTAGAACACCCCATTAAACGGGTCATCTCATCAAATTCATTGGTGGCATATTGCTAATATATGGCACCAATGTTTAATCAGCTGGGGGTTCAACCAAGGTGACCCCTGaccatcgctagaacaaagcgcaTTGGCCTTCGTCCCCTGTCAGCTacacttaattattttttttatgtctattaTAATCATATTAGTCAATGGCCATCCATGTGGCTATCTGGGGAAAGGCAAGCAGAGCTGACAGGGGACAAAGTGGCACTGCCATGTCTAGACACAtattcagatatatatatataaaaatgtaacaaacattgtttccaaaatatttttttttttatcagacctGCTTTAGTTGAAGCATGTGAATGCCCATGGCAGAGAAACTGCATTAACGTAACCCAAACGAAATTATTTCTTAAGAACGTCGTGTgagtggccccattgaaatacgtgatggccgttgttttaacactcGTCTGACAGCTGCcagtttggtcttgtttttcattCCATCATGAGGCCTATCTGTCAACATTTTCTTTCTTTCCTCGATAGTTGAAAAAGGTGACAATTTGTACCTTAAATGCTCCAAGGATTGTAAATGGTTTCAGGATGACGTCATAGTGGCTAATGGTACGGACCTGCTTTTGGGTTCTCTTTGGAACGATCCTCGTGGAGTCTACTATCGCGCTAACCCTAAAGATCGTTCAAAAAGGGAATATATTCatgtgtatgtgagaagtgagtaTACATTGTCTCTCATCAGTAATGTGGGGACAGCTTGTGTCTGAAGTTTGAAGATATGAACTCTATAGGATTTAGCATGGTGCTTTTATCATCAGATATAAGTTGTAGAGGTGGAGCTGGTGGAGCTTTATTCTTTAACCTACTCTTTGCAGATTGGAACAGCATTGCATTTGGAAGGATGTGCTAAGAGCCCACCAGTATATCACTATTAGAAAATAATCTGTCGAAAAAGCATGTTAATTTACAATGTGAGAAATGTGCAAATGTCTAGTGGATTTTTCCAGCAGATATCCgcaacatgtgaacatacccttaaaggggttgtcgtgtCTAGGATTTAAAGAGGGTCCGTCATCTCAcctgaaatgtctgttttagtgaatatTTGTGtttcctatgaaataacaattctggaacatcttatcCAAGAACTATGCGTTGTGCCGTTTGTTCCTCAGTTACACCTCCCAGAAatgttatgaataaattgacaacttacCCATTGGGGGCgtttccctacacagactgacatgtGACAGagcgagactgtgtagggacacgccccttagacatggtaacacccagttgtcaattaatttatacatttaaaggaggaataacagaggaaaggcacaaagcagagttctaaaaaaatatgttccagaattgttattttatggttaTTCAAGTATGACAGGTCGTACTTTAAACATTAGGTTCTTAgatcacattttgatcaaattgttctTTATGACAACCTTTTGCATAGCGCCCCTCCCCATTTTATACTCCATATCTTACCCCAACTTTCATTATTACAGTTATTAAATGTATAAACTTCTTCTGTTTGTCAGGGTGCATGAACTGCATAGAACTGGAACCGGGAACGATCGCTGGCTTCATTGTGGCTGATGTCATAATGATTGGTCTTATCGCTATGGCTGTATATTTTGTTTCTGATTCAGAGATACGCCGACCAGGACGAGGTTAGATAATGATTCCTTTATTATATATAGGGCACATGGAATCTATTTCACTAGCTGAGCCCTGAGATATATTCTAGAAGT is part of the Rhinoderma darwinii isolate aRhiDar2 chromosome 10, aRhiDar2.hap1, whole genome shotgun sequence genome and harbors:
- the LOC142661520 gene encoding T-cell surface glycoprotein CD3 gamma chain-like → MVTSRFWLSVTLFIIGVFAQDNVKDENIMVVEKGDNLYLKCSKDCKWFQDDVIVANGTDLLLGSLWNDPRGVYYRANPKDRSKREYIHVYVRRCMNCIELEPGTIAGFIVADVIMIGLIAMAVYFVSDSEIRRPGRASDKQNLIEKDSEYQILRQRDNDQYSYLASRPKRGGF